From Tripterygium wilfordii isolate XIE 37 chromosome 13, ASM1340144v1, whole genome shotgun sequence, the proteins below share one genomic window:
- the LOC120013925 gene encoding phosphate transporter PHO1-like isoform X2, with translation MVKFSKELEAQLIPEWKDAFVNYWQLKKHIKKIKIARIPNQSKQLNHDFGLSIFDPVRCFLSKISSTTPHNNITTTTEVIQVKSKTMHSDDTDDEEEQVYQTDLVHLFSEEDEVKEFFERLNDELNKVNQFYKTKEGEFVERGEILLKQLQILLDLKQILNERRRKLSPGILPRSWPSSGHHSDFSESPAGSIDEASTKTDEIIAALEKNGVNFINSASTRAKTKQGKPKMAMRIDIPSTTPTRTITAVTSMLWEDLVNNPKKQGPGDFINRKKIQCAEKMIRGAFVELYRGLGLLKTYSSLNMMAFSKILKKFDKVANRQESANYLKVVKRSHFISSDKEKGHEVLKTATAERFTHGHIFRRVYAILAHLAGVFSPGTGITYMETVYPVFSVFALLSLHLFMYGCNLFMWKSMRINYNFIFEFQPNTALKYRDAFLICTTFMTSVVGAMVIHLLLRANGFFPSHVDAIPGILLLIFLVLLVCPFNVPYRPTRFCFIRIIRNIVFSPLYKVLMVDFFMADQLTSQIPLLRHLESTACYFLAGSFKTHSYKTCNSTRLYRELAYVISFMPYYWRAMQCARRWFDESDLNHLANMGKYVSAMVAAGARITYSRQSDNLWFAIVLVTSVAATIYQLYWDFVKDWGILNTKSKNPWLRDDLVLKNKSVYYLSIALNVVLRVVWVETIMGFHFNMVESRLLDFFMASLEIIRRGHWNFYRLENEHLNNVGKFRAVKAVPLPFRETDSDS, from the exons atggtgaAGTTCTCGAAGGAGCTGGAAGCTCAACTGATCCCGGAATGGAAGGACGCGTTTGTCAATTACTGGCAACTCAAGAAACACATAAAGAAGATCAAAATAGCTCGAATTCCCAATCAATCTAAACAATTAAACCACGACTTCGGTCTCTCCATTTTCGACCCTGTTCGCTGCTTCCTTTCCAAGATATCATCCACCACTCCTCATAAcaacatcaccaccaccacggAAGTCATTCAG GTGAAGAGCAAAACCATGCATAGTGATGATACAGACGATGAAGAAGAACAAGTGTACCAAACCGATCTCGTTCATTTATTCTCCGAAGAAGATGAG GTGAAGGAGTTCTTTGAGAGATTGAATGATGAGTTGAACAAAGTGAACCAGTTTTACAAGACTAAAGAGGGTGAGTTcgtggagagaggagagattcTGCTCAAACAGCTTCAGATTCTTCTAGACCTTAAGCAGATTCTCAACGAGCGGCGCCGGAAGCTCAGTCCGGGAATTCTTCCTCGTTCTTGGCCTTCCTCTGGCCATCACTCCGATTTTTCAG AGAGTCCTGCAGGATCAATTGATGAGGCATCAACAAAGACAGATGAGATAATAGCAGCATTAGAGAAGAATGGAGTGAACTTCATCAATTCCGCATCGACGAGGGCTAAAACCAAGCAAGGGAAGCCTAAGATGGCTATGAGGATTGATATTCCATCGACAACGCCCACTCGGACAATCACAGCAGTgacatcgatgctttgggaagatTTAGTGAACAATCCCAAGAAACAAGGACCTGGAGATTTCATCAATAGGAAGAAAATACAGTGTGCTGAGAAGATGATTAGAGGAGCATTTGTTGAGCTATACAGAGGTCTTGGACTTTTAAAAACTTACAG CTCATTGAATATGATGGCTTTTTCAAAGATACTCAAGAAATTCGACAAG GTAGCAAACCGGCAGGAATCCGCGAATTACCTGAAAGTAGTAAAGAGATCTCATTTCATTAGCTCTGATAAG GAAAAGGGCCATGAAGTTCTTAAGACCGCAACAGCAGAAAGATTCACACATGGTCACATTTTTCGTCG TGTTTACGCGATTCTGGCACACTTGGCTGGTGTTTTTTCTCCTGGTACCGGAATAACGTATATGGAAACTGTCTATCCTGTTTTCAGTGTGTTTGCACTGTTGAGCTTGCACTTGTTTATGTATGGATGCAACCTATTTATGTGGAAGAGTATGAGGATCAACTACAACttcatttttgaatttcaacCTAACACAGCTTTGAAGTATAGAGATGCATTTCTCATTTGCACCACTTTCATGACTTCTGTGGTTGGAGCAATGGTCATCCATCTCCTTTTACGCGCCAACGGATTTTTCCCGAGTCATGTCGATGCCATTCCTGGAATTCTTCTGCTA ATTTTTCTTGTGTTGCTTGTATGTCCATTCAATGTCCCGTATCGACCAACTCGCTTTTGCTTCATCCGGATCATACGAAACATAGTTTTCTCTCCACTTTATAAG GTTTTGATGGTAGATTTTTTCATGGCAGATCAACTTACTAGTCAG ATTCCTCTGTTGAGGCACTTAGAATCCACAGCCTGCTATTTTCTTGCAGGAAGTTTCAAGACACATAGCTATAAAACCTGCAACTCCACAAGATTATATAGGGAACTCGCTTATGTGATCTCTTTTATGCCATATTATTGGCGAGCGATGCAG TGTGCGAGGCGATGGTTTGACGAGAGTGACTTGAATCATCTAGCGAATATGGGGAAGTATGTTTCGGCGATGGTAGCAGCAGGAGCCAGAATTACATATTCTAGGCAGAGTGACAACCTATGGTTTGCTATAGTGTTGGTGACTTCTGTGGCTGCTACTATTTATCAGTTGTATTGGGATTTTGTCAAAGATTGGGGCATTCTCAACACCAAGTCCAAGAATCCATGGCTTAGGGATGATCTTGTTTTGAAGAACAAGAGCGTTTACTACTTGTCCATT GCACTGAATGTAGTTCTTAGAGTGGTTTGGGTGGAGACTATCATGGGGTTTCACTTTAACATGGTTGAGTCGCGATTATTGGACTTTTTCATGGCTTCGTTGGAGATTATTCGACGAGGGCATTGGAATTTCTACAG GTTGGAGAATGAGCATTTGAACAATGTTGGGAAGTTCAGGGCAGTGAAGGCAGTGCCATTACCCTTCCGTGAGACTGATTCTGATAGCTGA
- the LOC120013925 gene encoding phosphate transporter PHO1-like isoform X1 yields MVKFSKELEAQLIPEWKDAFVNYWQLKKHIKKIKIARIPNQSKQLNHDFGLSIFDPVRCFLSKISSTTPHNNITTTTEVIQVKSKTMHSDDTDDEEEQVYQTDLVHLFSEEDEVKEFFERLNDELNKVNQFYKTKEGEFVERGEILLKQLQILLDLKQILNERRRKLSPGILPRSWPSSGHHSDFSESPAGSIDEASTKTDEIIAALEKNGVNFINSASTRAKTKQGKPKMAMRIDIPSTTPTRTITAVTSMLWEDLVNNPKKQGPGDFINRKKIQCAEKMIRGAFVELYRGLGLLKTYSSLNMMAFSKILKKFDKVANRQESANYLKVVKRSHFISSDKIVRLMDEVESIFTKNFANNDRKRAMKFLRPQQQKDSHMVTFFVGLFTGCFVSLFSVYAILAHLAGVFSPGTGITYMETVYPVFSVFALLSLHLFMYGCNLFMWKSMRINYNFIFEFQPNTALKYRDAFLICTTFMTSVVGAMVIHLLLRANGFFPSHVDAIPGILLLIFLVLLVCPFNVPYRPTRFCFIRIIRNIVFSPLYKVLMVDFFMADQLTSQIPLLRHLESTACYFLAGSFKTHSYKTCNSTRLYRELAYVISFMPYYWRAMQCARRWFDESDLNHLANMGKYVSAMVAAGARITYSRQSDNLWFAIVLVTSVAATIYQLYWDFVKDWGILNTKSKNPWLRDDLVLKNKSVYYLSIALNVVLRVVWVETIMGFHFNMVESRLLDFFMASLEIIRRGHWNFYRLENEHLNNVGKFRAVKAVPLPFRETDSDS; encoded by the exons atggtgaAGTTCTCGAAGGAGCTGGAAGCTCAACTGATCCCGGAATGGAAGGACGCGTTTGTCAATTACTGGCAACTCAAGAAACACATAAAGAAGATCAAAATAGCTCGAATTCCCAATCAATCTAAACAATTAAACCACGACTTCGGTCTCTCCATTTTCGACCCTGTTCGCTGCTTCCTTTCCAAGATATCATCCACCACTCCTCATAAcaacatcaccaccaccacggAAGTCATTCAG GTGAAGAGCAAAACCATGCATAGTGATGATACAGACGATGAAGAAGAACAAGTGTACCAAACCGATCTCGTTCATTTATTCTCCGAAGAAGATGAG GTGAAGGAGTTCTTTGAGAGATTGAATGATGAGTTGAACAAAGTGAACCAGTTTTACAAGACTAAAGAGGGTGAGTTcgtggagagaggagagattcTGCTCAAACAGCTTCAGATTCTTCTAGACCTTAAGCAGATTCTCAACGAGCGGCGCCGGAAGCTCAGTCCGGGAATTCTTCCTCGTTCTTGGCCTTCCTCTGGCCATCACTCCGATTTTTCAG AGAGTCCTGCAGGATCAATTGATGAGGCATCAACAAAGACAGATGAGATAATAGCAGCATTAGAGAAGAATGGAGTGAACTTCATCAATTCCGCATCGACGAGGGCTAAAACCAAGCAAGGGAAGCCTAAGATGGCTATGAGGATTGATATTCCATCGACAACGCCCACTCGGACAATCACAGCAGTgacatcgatgctttgggaagatTTAGTGAACAATCCCAAGAAACAAGGACCTGGAGATTTCATCAATAGGAAGAAAATACAGTGTGCTGAGAAGATGATTAGAGGAGCATTTGTTGAGCTATACAGAGGTCTTGGACTTTTAAAAACTTACAG CTCATTGAATATGATGGCTTTTTCAAAGATACTCAAGAAATTCGACAAG GTAGCAAACCGGCAGGAATCCGCGAATTACCTGAAAGTAGTAAAGAGATCTCATTTCATTAGCTCTGATAAG attgttagACTGATGGATGAAGTGGAGTCCATATTCACCAAGAACTTCGCCAACAATGACAGGAAAAGGGCCATGAAGTTCTTAAGACCGCAACAGCAGAAAGATTCACACATGGTCACATTTTTCGTCG GTTTGTTCACTGGTTGTTTCGTATCATTGTTCAGTGTTTACGCGATTCTGGCACACTTGGCTGGTGTTTTTTCTCCTGGTACCGGAATAACGTATATGGAAACTGTCTATCCTGTTTTCAGTGTGTTTGCACTGTTGAGCTTGCACTTGTTTATGTATGGATGCAACCTATTTATGTGGAAGAGTATGAGGATCAACTACAACttcatttttgaatttcaacCTAACACAGCTTTGAAGTATAGAGATGCATTTCTCATTTGCACCACTTTCATGACTTCTGTGGTTGGAGCAATGGTCATCCATCTCCTTTTACGCGCCAACGGATTTTTCCCGAGTCATGTCGATGCCATTCCTGGAATTCTTCTGCTA ATTTTTCTTGTGTTGCTTGTATGTCCATTCAATGTCCCGTATCGACCAACTCGCTTTTGCTTCATCCGGATCATACGAAACATAGTTTTCTCTCCACTTTATAAG GTTTTGATGGTAGATTTTTTCATGGCAGATCAACTTACTAGTCAG ATTCCTCTGTTGAGGCACTTAGAATCCACAGCCTGCTATTTTCTTGCAGGAAGTTTCAAGACACATAGCTATAAAACCTGCAACTCCACAAGATTATATAGGGAACTCGCTTATGTGATCTCTTTTATGCCATATTATTGGCGAGCGATGCAG TGTGCGAGGCGATGGTTTGACGAGAGTGACTTGAATCATCTAGCGAATATGGGGAAGTATGTTTCGGCGATGGTAGCAGCAGGAGCCAGAATTACATATTCTAGGCAGAGTGACAACCTATGGTTTGCTATAGTGTTGGTGACTTCTGTGGCTGCTACTATTTATCAGTTGTATTGGGATTTTGTCAAAGATTGGGGCATTCTCAACACCAAGTCCAAGAATCCATGGCTTAGGGATGATCTTGTTTTGAAGAACAAGAGCGTTTACTACTTGTCCATT GCACTGAATGTAGTTCTTAGAGTGGTTTGGGTGGAGACTATCATGGGGTTTCACTTTAACATGGTTGAGTCGCGATTATTGGACTTTTTCATGGCTTCGTTGGAGATTATTCGACGAGGGCATTGGAATTTCTACAG GTTGGAGAATGAGCATTTGAACAATGTTGGGAAGTTCAGGGCAGTGAAGGCAGTGCCATTACCCTTCCGTGAGACTGATTCTGATAGCTGA